One Anolis carolinensis isolate JA03-04 chromosome 5, rAnoCar3.1.pri, whole genome shotgun sequence DNA segment encodes these proteins:
- the LOC134299484 gene encoding sodium/hydrogen exchanger 9B2-like, with protein sequence MAEDQIVENEETAPSANMDGNPVNQVIQEVGAADPKTADGNIQSEQTALLSSYRPQAQEPLPEPTTLGRMKQICACPPQGILAKIVTYGTAIVLVWAVIWSITGDECLPGGNLFGILFLFFFAVIGGKLMGLIKLPGLPPFPPLLGMLLVGFLIRNVPYITDIVQIKVKWGATLRNIALSVILVRAGLGLDPKALKKLKAVCLRLSMGPCLTEACIAAVMSHVLMHLPWQWGFMLGFVLGAVSPAVVVPSMLVLQAGGYGVDKGVPTLLMAAGSFDDILAITGFNTCLGIAFSSGSTLDNILRGLLEVAVGIAAGGLLGIFVRYFPSKDQESLVWKRAFFVMSLSMFAVFGSMYFGFPGTGGLCTIVLAFLAGIAWSDEKKEVEKIIAVAWEIFQPFLFGLIGAEITVASLKPETVGLCVATLFVGLAARITATFLLVCFAGFNIKEKIFISLAWIPKATVQAAIGSVALDTARTQQDEALEKYGMDVLTVAFLAILITAPIGALIIGLAGPQLLHKANKDNGDEDHGETAGEEMATHGSV encoded by the exons ATGGCTGAAGATCAGATAgtagagaatgaggaaacagcgCCTTCTGCCAACATGGATGGCAATCCTGTGAATCAAGTTATTCAG GAAGTTGGTGCTGCAGATCCCAAGACTGCTGATGGCAACATACAAAGCGAACAAACAGCTCTACTGAGCAGCTATAGACCACAAGCCCAGGAACCACTGCCTGAGCCAACAACACTGGGCAGAATGAAGCAAATCTGTGCTTGTCCACCCCAAGGCATACTTGCAAAAATTGTAACCTATG gAACAGCAATAGTGCTGGTCTGGGCTGTGATTTGGTCTATTACAGGCGATGAATGTCTTCCGGGTGGGAATCTCTTTGGAATTTTGTTCCTCTTCTTTTTTGCTGTAATCGGTGGTAAACTTATGGGTCTGATTAAATTACCTGGTTTACCTCCCTTCCCTCCACTTCTTG GAATGCTACTTGTTGGATTCCTCATCAGAAATGTCCCATACATCACTGATATAGTCCAGATTAAGGTGAAATGGGGAGCAACCTTGAGAAACATTGCCCTCTCTGTTATTTTGGTTCGTGCTGGCCTTGGCCTTGACCCAAAG GCTCTGAAAAAATTAAAGGCTGTCTGTTTAAGGCTGAGCATGGGGCCCTGTCTCACTGAAGCTTGTATAGCAGCTGTTATGTCTCACGTCCTCATGCACCTGCCTTGGCAATGGGGCTTTATGTTAGG AtttgttttaggtgctgtgtctCCTGCTGTTGTGGTCCCTTCAATGTTGGTTTTACAAGCAGGAGGATATGGTGTTGACAAAGGTGTCCCAACCTTGCTGATGGCTGCCGGAAGCTTTGATGACATTCTGGCCATCACGGGTTTCAATACCTGCTTAGGCATTGCCTTCTCTTCAG GCTCCACCCTTGATAATATCCTCCGTGGtttgctggaagttgcagttggTATAGCCGCTGGGGGCCTTTTGGGAATTTTTGTTCGCTACTTCCCAAGCAAGGATCag GAATCACTTGTATGGAAGAGAGCATTCTTTGTGATGTCTCTTTCTATGTTTGCTGTCTTTGGCAGCATGTATTTTGGATTCCCTGGAACTGGAGGACTCTGCACAATCGTTTTagcatttctggctgggatagcgTGGTCCGATGAGAAA AAAGAGGTAGAAAAAATTATTGCAGTTGCCTGGGAGATTTTCCAGCCTTTTCTCTTTGGTTTAATTGGAGCTGAAATAACCGTTGCATCACTTAAGCCTGAAACTGTTG GGCTTTGTGTGGCCACACTATTTGTTGGATTGGCAGCCCGAATTACAGCCACATTCCTCTTGGTGTGTTTTGCTGGCTTTAACATTAAGGAGAAGATATTTATTTCTTTGGCATGGATTCCCAAAGCAACTGTGCAG GCTGCAATTGGTTCAGTTGCTTTAGATACAGCACGAACTCAACAAGATGAAGCATTAGAAAAATATGGCATGGATGTCTTGACGGTTGCTTTCCTGGCAATCTTGATCACAGCTCCAATTGGAGCACTAATAATTGGCCTGGCTGGGCCCCAACTTCTCCACAAAGCCAACAAGGACAATGGTGATGAAGATCAtggagaaacagcaggagaagaaATGGCAACGCATGGGTCAGTATAG